A window of Salmo trutta chromosome 33, fSalTru1.1, whole genome shotgun sequence genomic DNA:
ACCTGGCCTGTCTACCGCTGGTCTACTACGTCCTGTCTCTTCTGGCCTACTTGTGCTGCAGCGCTACAGCCCACCTGCTCCAGTCCCACTCCGAGCTGGCCCACTATGCCCTGTTCTTCCTGGACTATGTGGGAGTGGCTGTGTACCAGTATGGCTGTGCCCTGGCTCTATACTTCTACAGCTCTGATCCCGCATGGAGACGCAGTCGAGTAGGAGAGGTGGGGAATGAGTGAATGAGGGAGTGAATGAGTGAATAAATGAGTGGACAAAGGAACAAAGTTACGAACAAACCTCTCCTCTGTTAGGTGTTCCTCCCTGCAGCAGCTCTCCTGGCTTGGTTGTCCTGTGCCTGCTGCTGCTTTGCCAAACTCAGTTACCGCCACCCGTACCCACTCCATCGTAAGCTGTGCCAGGTCGTGCCAACCGGTCTGGCGTACCTGCTAGACAGCAGTCTTGTGGCACAAAGACTGTTCAGCAGGACCTGGGGAGACGACCCTGCTATGaccctacacacaatacaggtgagcgagagggagagagagggggaatgagggagaaagagattgaaaagattGAGGTTGGGGAGAGGTTTCTGCACAGTCTGACACTCTGATGTCACACACAGATGTTGCTGTTCCTCCTGGCAGCGTTCTTCTTCTGCTGTCCCATGCCTGAGCGTTTCTTTCCTGGGCACTGTGACATCATCGGCCATGGGCACCAGCTCTtccacttcctcctctccctctgcacGCTGACCCAACAGGAAGCTGTGTTTGAGGACTTCCTGTCCCGGCGGGCGTCCCTGACGAGGGAGTACGGGGAGTGCCGCCTACTGGTGGCAGCAGTGTCATTTCCTGTCCTGGTGTTCTGTAGCGTGCTGACAGCTGTGGTCATGAGGAGATTGGTGGAGAGGAGGCTGAGGAAGGAGGACAGATggggggaggaggtagagagaggatagagagtgggagaaagagagatctgGTGTTAGGTAGAaagaaggggaagagagggtaaaaggggaaggagagagagatttggGAATTGTAAGATGAATTCTTATACATTATAACGATGACTTGATATCTAGCTTTTATGGTTACTTATTTGTTTTGAACATAATTCACTGGTGATCATACGCTTATGTATGTTGTTGTCTCATTTGTAGTGTGCATCTTTGGCCATAGGGAGGCAGTGTCTACTGTCATTACTATCTCCTGCAGGGAGAGTTGTGATTTGTGAAGCAAACATGAACACTTTTACTCCAAGCACATTCATGCTGGGATTATGTTCCTATTGAGAAGCATTTCACAATTTCACGCTGTTTAGGTTCACACTATTTAGGTTCACTCTGTTTAGGTTCACACTATTTAGGTTCACTCTGTTTAGGTTCACGCTGTTTAGGTTCACACTGTTTAGGTTCACGCTGTTTAGGTTCACACTGTTTAGGTTCACGCTGTTTAGGTTCACGCTGTTTAGGTTCACTCTGTTTAGGTTCACGCTGTTTAGGTTCACACTATTTAGGTTCACACTATTTAGGTTCACTCTGTTTAGGTTCACGCTGTTTAGGTTCACACTGTTTAGGTTCACACTGTTTAGGTTCACGCTGTTTAGGTTCACTCTGTTTCAAACATCATTTTTCAAACAATAAACTAAACTTTCTGACACATGCATCTTTCAACAATGTGATCCTCAATACAGACACAAATACAGACACATATACAGGTTTAGTAAGCCATGGCCACTGCGAACACAAAGGACATTCATGCATGGGTGCATGAGTGACTGTGTGTCAGTGAAGATAAGGATATTTTTAGGTTAGACCCTGTTGCTACAGTATGTTTCAGTCAGCACCCTGGGGTGATGTCATGCTAAAACTCCTCTACAACATTCTCACTCCGCCTCAAACAACCAGCCCTGTATTCACCAAAtaaatccaatcaaatcaaattgtattagtcgtgtacacatatttagcagatgttaatgcgtgtgtagtgaaatgcttgtgttcctagctccaacagtgcagtagtatctaacaatacacaacaattagacacaaatctaaaaaagtaaatgaatggaattaagaaatatagaaaaatTAGGACGAGCAATCTCGAGGTccggagtatatatatatatatatatatatatatatatatatatatatatatatatatatatatatatatgatgggaTGTCtggacattatggacagtatgtggatagaaaatatagtatatctgtagaatatgtaggacagaatagtatatgtacagcaatagttaaatAGGATGGCCTCGActagaatgcagtatatacatatgaagtgagtaaaacattatgtaaacattattaaagtgaccagcgttcctttattaaagtgaccagtgttagaTGTTTATGTacataggcagcagcctctaatgtacagggttgagtaaccgggttgCAAACGGCTAGTGACAGcgactaaagttcaggacagggtactgggcggaaGCCAGCTAGTGGTAACTATTTAAcagcctgatggccttgagatagaagctggttttcagtctctcggtcccagctttgatgcacccgtactgacctcgccttttggatggtagcagggtgaacaggccgggGCTTgagtggctgaggtccttgattatctttttggctcACATAATGACACTGAACCACTCACATAATGACACTAGACATTTACTGCTTTTAAACTAGTACTTACTTTACACTGCTGTAAGTACAGTGCAATAATACTTAAAGAGCTTGTTGCACTGTATTCAGAGTAATAATTACCCAGTAATAAGGACACACTAATGTAAGGGttgaatgtaaagtgttacctaaatTTACAATATCTGTGCAGGTCTTTACATATAAAACATACACTTAACCTAATAACTTGAGCTGTGATAGTTGTGATTCTGAAAGCTAGGCAGACATGCTAACACTTATCAGGGTGGGAGAGCGAGATAAAGCATGTCAGAATATGACAACCCAGCAAACCAAAGTTGGTTCTGTTCCCAGAAAGTTCCAAGAACATTTGTTAGGTTGCGaaaaatgttctcataacacaaaaactgtccagtcgtgCTGATGATTATTGAATGTTTGTATTAAACAtttgcctgatgttgcaagaatgttccCAGATCACATTTAGCCTGTTCTTTAAAGTTTCCCAGAATGTTTCaataggttgtgggaacagtctggtgggaacattgtggggacatcacaaaaaATATGtgaacaaaacacaaaaacagtccagttgtgcagatgattacaTAATGTTTCTTTAAGGGGGCAAAAACATTCACTTGATGTTAcaagaatgttcccagaacacattttttTGATGTTCTTTAAAAGTTCCTAGACATTtctttaggttgtgggaacattgtggaGTTCCCAaaatatgttcccaaaacactacaactgtccagttgtgctgacattCAGATAATGTTTCCATCAGGGTGAAGAACACACTCCATTGATGTTGTACGAACGTTGACAGAACAGCCATTCTGAGTTCTTTAAAGGACCCCAGAatatttcattaggttgtgggaacattaCAAGAGATaagttcccaaaacacaaaatctGTCCAGTTGTGATGACATTCTATGTTTCTTTCATGTGTTAGTGTTATCTTACTGTTAAGGAAGTTAGTTGTACAACAATCCATGTAGAAAAACATATGGCAATTATTTGCAAACATAGTTTGAacctacttttttttattttacccctttttctccccaagtTAGTGGTATCTAATTGAACTTTACAGtcatctcatcgctgcaactccagtacagactcaggagaggcaaaggcctagagccatgcgtcctctgaaacacaacccaaccaagtcacactgcccacttaacccagaagcaagacacaccaatgtgtcagaggacaccctgtacacctggtgaccatgtcagcgtgcatgtgcccaccacaccacaccacacgagtcactagagcacaatgacatccctgccagccaaaccctcccctaacccggacaactctgcaccgccccatgggtctcccggttgcagacagctgcaacagagcctggactcgaaccaggatctctagcggcacagctagcaactgcaatgcagagccttagaccactgcaccactcgggaggcccacatTTTTACCTACTTTGTTGATAGTTGCAAGCGGGGATAGAGCCTTCGAACTTTGGAGCGATATCCCTTGAGTTAGTCCACCGTGCCACGGGGATGGGACGCAACACAAAGCTGTTTACACCTTTACTCTGACTCCAGGATGTGGTCTTTGTCTTTGCTAAAGAGAGAATAACTAAATCTCGAAAAATACGTTATCTCTATTATTTTGTACTCTACCAATCTTCTTTATATACTGTAAACTTGGGATGTATTGACTTGTATTTAACCTACAAACTTGGTAgagtaagaaataataaaagacaCTTCTTTTTCTAGATTTAGTTATCCTCTCTTTTGGATAACCACATCCTAGAAGTCAGAGAAAAAGTGTAAACAGCTAAATATGTGTGTTAGTTCCATCCCAGTGGACCAGTGGATTCATTCCCAGGATAACACTTCAAAGCTCCCAGGTTTGATCTCCGCTTGCGGCTATCAACAGAATACAGTGaaactactgtatgtttgtacaaTAAATGTC
This region includes:
- the LOC115172422 gene encoding membrane progestin receptor beta-like; the encoded protein is MPSISVSLPLKPMSSLSSFLSSLSLLPHTVRDTEVPLLFREPYILSGYRPVGHSWSFYFLSLFQIHNETINVWSHLLAGVCVALRFSVFALMYGLGLYLDLACLPLVYYVLSLLAYLCCSATAHLLQSHSELAHYALFFLDYVGVAVYQYGCALALYFYSSDPAWRRSRVGEVFLPAAALLAWLSCACCCFAKLSYRHPYPLHRKLCQVVPTGLAYLLDSSLVAQRLFSRTWGDDPAMTLHTIQMLLFLLAAFFFCCPMPERFFPGHCDIIGHGHQLFHFLLSLCTLTQQEAVFEDFLSRRASLTREYGECRLLVAAVSFPVLVFCSVLTAVVMRRLVERRLRKEDRWGEEVERG